In Populus alba chromosome 1, ASM523922v2, whole genome shotgun sequence, a single window of DNA contains:
- the LOC118034927 gene encoding uncharacterized protein isoform X1, with product MENGGEEKGKSNDFYQVLGLNKDCTATELRNAYKKLALRWHPDRCSASENSRFVDEAKKKFQTIQQAYSVLSDTNKRFLYDVGVYDSEDDENGMGGFLNEMAVMMSQTKPHENVEESFEELQGLFEEMFQDDLDSFGIGRPATTCVSYSESSNSNDKRVSVDMNLQKTKVDDSSGFNSHVEKFCLGVEHQQSFKKGKGVRGGVQGGTGAGRGRKGRKQEFSSGNDVSSHDHGISAS from the exons ATGGAaaatggaggagaagagaaagggaaaagCAATGACTTTTATCAGGTTTTGGGGTTGAATAAGGATTGCACTGCAACAGAGCTGAGGAATGCTTATAAGAAACTTGCACTG AGATGGCATCCAGATCGATGTTCAGCTTCAGAGAATTCCAGGTTCGTTGACGAAGCTAAAAAGAAGTTTCAGACAATTCAACAGGCCTATTCTG tTCTTTCTGACACCAACAAGAGGTTTCTTTACGACGTAGGTGTTTATGACAGTGAAGACGACGAAAAT GGAATGGGTGGATTTCTGAATGAAATGGCCGTTATGATGAGCCAAACAAAGCCCCAT GAAAACGTGGAGGAGAGCTTTGAGGAATTGCAAGGATTGTTTGAGGAGATGTTCCAAGATGATTTGGATTCCTTTGGGATTGGCCGTCCGGCTACTACCTGTGTGTCGTACAGTGAAAGCTCCAACTCAAATGATAAACGTGTTTCTGTCGATATGAACTTGCAGAAGACGAAGGTGGATGATTCTTCTGGCTTCAATTCTCACGTCGAGAAGTTCTGTTTAGGG GTGGAACACCAGCAATCTTTCAAGAAGGGGAAGGGAGTAAGAGGAGGAGTTCAAGGAGGAACCGGCGCCGGTAGAGGGAGGAAAGGCAGGAAACAAGAATTTTCATCCGGcaatgatgtctcctcccatGACCATGGTATTTCTGCTTCATGA
- the LOC118034927 gene encoding uncharacterized protein isoform X2 has product MGHKVLIFLVSNKQNPMLFGPPPFLSLKRRWHPDRCSASENSRFVDEAKKKFQTIQQAYSVLSDTNKRFLYDVGVYDSEDDENGMGGFLNEMAVMMSQTKPHENVEESFEELQGLFEEMFQDDLDSFGIGRPATTCVSYSESSNSNDKRVSVDMNLQKTKVDDSSGFNSHVEKFCLGVEHQQSFKKGKGVRGGVQGGTGAGRGRKGRKQEFSSGNDVSSHDHGISAS; this is encoded by the exons ATGGGTCACAAAGTTTTAATCTTTCTAGtgtcaaacaaacaaaatccaaTGCTATTCGGGCCTCCTCCTTTTCTATCTCTTAAAAGG AGATGGCATCCAGATCGATGTTCAGCTTCAGAGAATTCCAGGTTCGTTGACGAAGCTAAAAAGAAGTTTCAGACAATTCAACAGGCCTATTCTG tTCTTTCTGACACCAACAAGAGGTTTCTTTACGACGTAGGTGTTTATGACAGTGAAGACGACGAAAAT GGAATGGGTGGATTTCTGAATGAAATGGCCGTTATGATGAGCCAAACAAAGCCCCAT GAAAACGTGGAGGAGAGCTTTGAGGAATTGCAAGGATTGTTTGAGGAGATGTTCCAAGATGATTTGGATTCCTTTGGGATTGGCCGTCCGGCTACTACCTGTGTGTCGTACAGTGAAAGCTCCAACTCAAATGATAAACGTGTTTCTGTCGATATGAACTTGCAGAAGACGAAGGTGGATGATTCTTCTGGCTTCAATTCTCACGTCGAGAAGTTCTGTTTAGGG GTGGAACACCAGCAATCTTTCAAGAAGGGGAAGGGAGTAAGAGGAGGAGTTCAAGGAGGAACCGGCGCCGGTAGAGGGAGGAAAGGCAGGAAACAAGAATTTTCATCCGGcaatgatgtctcctcccatGACCATGGTATTTCTGCTTCATGA